In the genome of Raphanus sativus cultivar WK10039 chromosome 4, ASM80110v3, whole genome shotgun sequence, one region contains:
- the LOC108854973 gene encoding putative protease Do-like 14, with product MMNILRRAVSSSKRSSLVRIIAVATATSGVVYSTDTGTRISVAIPESIRESKSVPWQISQGLIHRTEQSLFGNFSAFSARASPKPEAAADNNEKRAPVEDSDSVKPPFGGFLGRDTIANAAARIGPAVVNLSVPQGFHGITTGKSIGSGTIIDADGTILTCAHVVVDFQSLRQSSKGRVDVTLQDGRTFEGVVLNADLQSDIALVKINSKTPLPTAKLGFSNKLRPGDWVIAVGCPLSLQNTITAGIVSCVDRKSSDLGLRGTGREYLQTDCAINAGNSGGPLVNLDGEVVGVNIMKVLAADGLGFSVPIDSVSKIIEHFKKSGRVIRPWIGLKMIELNKMIIAQLKERYPMFPDVEKGILVPTVIPGSPADRAGFKPGDVVVRFDGKPVETIKELIEIMDDRVGQRIRVVVERSSKETVTLEVIPEEANPDM from the exons ATGATGAATATACTG AGAAGAGCCGTCTCATCTTCTAAACGAAGCTCGCTTGTACGCATCATCGCTGTTGCTACCGCTACTTCTGGTGTTGTTTATAGTACAGATACAG GAACGAGAATATCAGTGGCTATTCCAGAATCTATTCGGGAATCTAAGTCGGTACCGTGGCAGATTTCACAGGGCTTGATTCATCGTACAGAGCAAAGCTTGTTTG GAAATTTCTCTGCGTTTTCTGCCAGAGCTAGTCCAAAACCAGAAGCAGCTGCAGATAATAATGAGAAGAGAGCTCCTGTTGAAGATTCAGATAGTGTGAAACCTCCATTTGGTGGGTTCTTGGGGAGGGATACAATCGCCAATGCGGCTGCCCGAATTGGACCAGCTGTTGTCAATCTATCTGTTCCTCAAG GATTTCATGGGATTACTACTGGGAAGAGTATCGGTTCTGGAACGATCATTGACGCTGATGGCACTATACTGACTTGTGCGCACGTTGTTGTCGATTTTCAGAGCCTTCGCCAGTCATCTAAAGGAAGA GTTGATGTGACACTGCAAGATGGTAGGACGTTTGAAGGTGTGGTTCTGAATGCTGATTTACAATCCGACATTGCATTAGTGAAGATAAACTCAAAGACTCCATTGCCAACTGCCAAACTTGGTTTCTCCAATAAGCTTCGTCCAGGGGACTGGGTTATAGCTGTGGGCTGTCCTCTTTCTCTTCAGAATACAATTACCGCCGGTATCGTTAG TTGTGTTGATCGCAAAAGCAGTGATTTGGGTTTAAGAGGGACAGGCAGAGAATACCTCCAAACAGACTGTGCTATCAATGCT GGAAACTCTGGCGGGCCTCTTGTGAATTTGGACGGAGAAGTGGTTGGTGTTAACATCATGAAAGTCTTAGCTGCAGATGGGCTCGGATTTTCTGTGCCGATTGATTCAGTCTCTAAAATCATCGAGCATTTCAAGAAAAGCGG TAGAGTGATTCGTCCATGGATTGGGCTAAAAATGATAGAACTCAACAAAATGATCATTGCTCAGCTTAAAGAACGATACCCGATGTTTCCTGATGTGGAGAAAGGCATTCTTGTCCCTACG GTGATTCCAGGATCACCGGCTGATCGAGCTGGATTCAAACCAGGGGATGTTGTTGTGAGATTTGATGGGAAGCCGGTGGAGACCATCAAAGAG TTAATAGAGATAATGGACGATAGAGTTGGGCAGCGGATCCGAGTAGTGGTGGAAAGATCAAGTAAAGAAACGGTCACACTAGAAGTCATTCCTGAGGAGGCCAATCCAGACATGTGA